A region from the Xenopus laevis strain J_2021 chromosome 4S, Xenopus_laevis_v10.1, whole genome shotgun sequence genome encodes:
- the LOC108705845 gene encoding protein kinase C delta type-like isoform X2 gives MPKNPKNITNYKFHKELGKGSFGKVMLASLNNCRDQVAIKVIRKTTSVEDILTEARTLRITGACPFLCHGYGAFQTQMHAFLIMEFMSGGTLEQLIKKRGCLNRDIIQFYSAEMIIGLQYLHSCGIVHRDLKPPNILLSAEGHIKISDFGLAVEGIFGNKKMYDLVGSYHYMAPEIHLMSGYDAGVDWWAFAIILCQMAARRSPFHEGLTLLNIIESVTLKQPSIPEDISPDLKSLMQELFEKNPDKRLGTSGDIRKHLFYRSVDWAALENRKIPPPFKPQSVLSPSVLWLEVYS, from the exons ATGCctaaaaatcctaaaaacatCACCAACTACAAGTTTCACAAGGAGCTGGGAAAAGGAAGCTTCGGAAAG GTTATGCTGGCGTCGCTTAACAACTGCAGAGATCAAGTGGCAATCAAAGTGATTCGGAAGACTACGAGTGTAGAGGACATCCTGACGGAGGCGCGCACTCTCAGAATCACTGGAGCTTGTCCCTTTCTCTGCCATGGATATGGAGCTTTCCAAACGCAG ATGCATGCGTTTCTTATAATGGAGTTCATGAGTGGAGGGACCCTGGAACAGCTTATAAAAAAGAGAGGTTGCCTGAACAGGGACATCATACA attcTATTCTGCAGAGATGATCATCGGTCTACAGTATCTGCATTCATGTGGTATTGTGCACCG AGATCTTAAACCACCAAACATCTTACTGAGCGCCGAGGGGCACATCAAGATCAGTGATTTCGGCCTAGCTGTAGAAGGGATTTTCGGCAACAAGAAGATGTACGATCTAGTAGGGTCCTACCACTACATGGCTCCAGAG ATTCATCTGATGAGTGGATATGACGCAGGAGTGGATTGGTGGGCATTTGCCATTATTCTGTGCCAAATGGCCGCTAGAAGATCTCCATTCCACGAAGGCTTGACACTGCTCAACATCATCGAATCAGTCACCTTGAAGCAGCCTTCCATTCCAGAGGATATCAGCCCTGATCTGAAAAGTCTGATGCAGGAG ctCTTTGAGAAGAATCCAGACAAGCGCCTGGGCACATCGGGGGATATAAGGAAACACCTGTTTTATAGATCGGTTGACTGGGCAGCGTTGGAGAACAGGAAGATTCCACCTCCTTTCAAGCCACAATCT GTCCTTTCTCCTTCAGTGCTGTGGCTGGAGGTATATTCTTGA
- the LOC108705845 gene encoding protein kinase C delta type-like isoform X3 — protein sequence MLASLNNCRDQVAIKVIRKTTSVEDILTEARTLRITGACPFLCHGYGAFQTQMHAFLIMEFMSGGTLEQLIKKRGCLNRDIIQFYSAEMIIGLQYLHSCGIVHRDLKPPNILLSAEGHIKISDFGLAVEGIFGNKKMYDLVGSYHYMAPEIHLMSGYDAGVDWWAFAIILCQMAARRSPFHEGLTLLNIIESVTLKQPSIPEDISPDLKSLMQELFEKNPDKRLGTSGDIRKHLFYRSVDWAALENRKIPPPFKPQSQVLSPSVLWLEVYS from the exons ATGCTGGCGTCGCTTAACAACTGCAGAGATCAAGTGGCAATCAAAGTGATTCGGAAGACTACGAGTGTAGAGGACATCCTGACGGAGGCGCGCACTCTCAGAATCACTGGAGCTTGTCCCTTTCTCTGCCATGGATATGGAGCTTTCCAAACGCAG ATGCATGCGTTTCTTATAATGGAGTTCATGAGTGGAGGGACCCTGGAACAGCTTATAAAAAAGAGAGGTTGCCTGAACAGGGACATCATACA attcTATTCTGCAGAGATGATCATCGGTCTACAGTATCTGCATTCATGTGGTATTGTGCACCG AGATCTTAAACCACCAAACATCTTACTGAGCGCCGAGGGGCACATCAAGATCAGTGATTTCGGCCTAGCTGTAGAAGGGATTTTCGGCAACAAGAAGATGTACGATCTAGTAGGGTCCTACCACTACATGGCTCCAGAG ATTCATCTGATGAGTGGATATGACGCAGGAGTGGATTGGTGGGCATTTGCCATTATTCTGTGCCAAATGGCCGCTAGAAGATCTCCATTCCACGAAGGCTTGACACTGCTCAACATCATCGAATCAGTCACCTTGAAGCAGCCTTCCATTCCAGAGGATATCAGCCCTGATCTGAAAAGTCTGATGCAGGAG ctCTTTGAGAAGAATCCAGACAAGCGCCTGGGCACATCGGGGGATATAAGGAAACACCTGTTTTATAGATCGGTTGACTGGGCAGCGTTGGAGAACAGGAAGATTCCACCTCCTTTCAAGCCACAATCT CAGGTCCTTTCTCCTTCAGTGCTGTGGCTGGAGGTATATTCTTGA
- the LOC108705845 gene encoding protein kinase C delta type-like isoform X1 translates to MPKNPKNITNYKFHKELGKGSFGKVMLASLNNCRDQVAIKVIRKTTSVEDILTEARTLRITGACPFLCHGYGAFQTQMHAFLIMEFMSGGTLEQLIKKRGCLNRDIIQFYSAEMIIGLQYLHSCGIVHRDLKPPNILLSAEGHIKISDFGLAVEGIFGNKKMYDLVGSYHYMAPEIHLMSGYDAGVDWWAFAIILCQMAARRSPFHEGLTLLNIIESVTLKQPSIPEDISPDLKSLMQELFEKNPDKRLGTSGDIRKHLFYRSVDWAALENRKIPPPFKPQSQVLSPSVLWLEVYS, encoded by the exons ATGCctaaaaatcctaaaaacatCACCAACTACAAGTTTCACAAGGAGCTGGGAAAAGGAAGCTTCGGAAAG GTTATGCTGGCGTCGCTTAACAACTGCAGAGATCAAGTGGCAATCAAAGTGATTCGGAAGACTACGAGTGTAGAGGACATCCTGACGGAGGCGCGCACTCTCAGAATCACTGGAGCTTGTCCCTTTCTCTGCCATGGATATGGAGCTTTCCAAACGCAG ATGCATGCGTTTCTTATAATGGAGTTCATGAGTGGAGGGACCCTGGAACAGCTTATAAAAAAGAGAGGTTGCCTGAACAGGGACATCATACA attcTATTCTGCAGAGATGATCATCGGTCTACAGTATCTGCATTCATGTGGTATTGTGCACCG AGATCTTAAACCACCAAACATCTTACTGAGCGCCGAGGGGCACATCAAGATCAGTGATTTCGGCCTAGCTGTAGAAGGGATTTTCGGCAACAAGAAGATGTACGATCTAGTAGGGTCCTACCACTACATGGCTCCAGAG ATTCATCTGATGAGTGGATATGACGCAGGAGTGGATTGGTGGGCATTTGCCATTATTCTGTGCCAAATGGCCGCTAGAAGATCTCCATTCCACGAAGGCTTGACACTGCTCAACATCATCGAATCAGTCACCTTGAAGCAGCCTTCCATTCCAGAGGATATCAGCCCTGATCTGAAAAGTCTGATGCAGGAG ctCTTTGAGAAGAATCCAGACAAGCGCCTGGGCACATCGGGGGATATAAGGAAACACCTGTTTTATAGATCGGTTGACTGGGCAGCGTTGGAGAACAGGAAGATTCCACCTCCTTTCAAGCCACAATCT CAGGTCCTTTCTCCTTCAGTGCTGTGGCTGGAGGTATATTCTTGA